The following proteins come from a genomic window of Mariniflexile sp. TRM1-10:
- a CDS encoding SulP family inorganic anion transporter has translation MKNLFSNLKGDAFGGITAGIVALPLALAFGVSSGLGPSAGLYGAIFLSFFAALFGGTNTQISGPTAPMTAVSMVVIAGIIAINDGDIEKALPAILIVFLLAGIMQVGLGLLGLGRYIKYIPYPVVSGFMTAIGVIILITQILPSIGYYPKEDTEFVSQFKPQAEELILENILKEEASEGILVLEDFEETLKRAKLITDDDILKESKTLAKNEASGVMGTLKVLPRAIQNINWLELILALSTIFIIYGFKRITTKIPSTLVALVVVSGAAIAFGLNYRPIEEIPSGIPIPHLEIFTNFSIGSITPYVFTALTLALLGAIDSLLTSIVADNMTKTKHNPNKELIGQGIGNSIGALFGGIPGAGATIRTVVNINSGGKTKLSGMIAGIMLLIILLGLGPIASRIPAAVLAGILVTVGIGVMDYKGLKAVPSLPRDAKIGPINISSEVIIMFVVLLLSSFWNLVYAVGIGLIIASLMFMKKIGDLTAERSDVKSLKEEAWSDELDFPEQLKEKVFIKHIKGPLFFGSTNEFLSLAAQIPKTASIVIIRLDRMQYMDQSGLYAMEDVLQELNKNSITPLFVDLLNQPKYMMERIDIIPDLMPREQIFDTLDECIKWIKAKNDLNLNQ, from the coding sequence ATGAAAAACCTATTTTCAAATTTAAAAGGCGATGCTTTTGGCGGTATTACTGCTGGTATTGTAGCATTACCATTAGCTTTAGCTTTCGGGGTATCATCTGGTCTGGGTCCAAGTGCAGGGCTTTACGGCGCCATTTTTCTAAGTTTTTTTGCAGCACTTTTTGGTGGCACAAACACTCAGATTTCGGGACCAACGGCTCCTATGACGGCCGTGAGTATGGTTGTAATTGCAGGCATCATTGCCATAAACGACGGTGATATTGAAAAAGCCTTACCAGCAATACTTATCGTATTTTTGTTAGCAGGCATTATGCAAGTGGGATTGGGTCTCTTAGGACTTGGTAGGTACATAAAATATATTCCTTATCCCGTAGTTTCTGGTTTTATGACAGCCATTGGTGTTATTATTCTAATTACACAAATTTTACCTTCTATAGGGTATTATCCAAAAGAAGACACAGAATTTGTTAGCCAATTCAAACCCCAGGCTGAAGAATTAATTTTAGAAAATATTTTAAAAGAAGAAGCTAGCGAAGGTATTTTGGTTTTAGAAGATTTTGAAGAAACGTTGAAAAGAGCCAAACTTATTACTGATGACGATATTTTAAAAGAATCAAAAACACTAGCCAAAAACGAGGCTTCCGGAGTTATGGGAACCTTAAAAGTATTGCCTAGAGCTATACAAAACATTAATTGGTTAGAGTTGATTTTAGCGCTTTCGACCATATTCATCATCTATGGTTTTAAGCGTATCACCACAAAAATACCCAGCACCTTGGTTGCTTTGGTTGTTGTATCGGGTGCAGCCATAGCGTTTGGATTAAACTACAGGCCTATTGAAGAAATTCCAAGTGGGATACCAATTCCTCATTTAGAAATTTTCACCAATTTCAGTATTGGAAGCATAACACCTTATGTTTTTACAGCTTTAACTTTGGCTTTGCTAGGCGCCATCGATTCTTTATTAACAAGTATTGTGGCCGACAATATGACCAAGACAAAACATAACCCCAACAAAGAACTTATAGGGCAAGGTATTGGTAATAGTATAGGGGCGCTTTTTGGTGGTATTCCTGGTGCAGGCGCAACCATACGAACTGTTGTAAATATCAATTCTGGAGGAAAAACAAAACTTTCGGGTATGATTGCCGGTATCATGTTACTTATTATCTTACTAGGTCTTGGGCCCATTGCATCAAGAATTCCAGCGGCGGTACTTGCAGGTATATTAGTTACTGTCGGGATAGGGGTTATGGATTATAAAGGACTTAAAGCCGTACCAAGTTTACCAAGAGACGCTAAGATTGGACCTATTAATATAAGTTCAGAAGTTATTATTATGTTTGTTGTTTTACTACTTTCTTCGTTCTGGAATTTAGTTTACGCAGTAGGAATTGGGCTTATTATAGCGTCTTTAATGTTTATGAAAAAAATAGGCGATTTAACTGCCGAACGTTCTGATGTTAAATCTTTAAAGGAAGAAGCTTGGAGCGATGAACTTGATTTTCCAGAGCAATTAAAAGAAAAAGTGTTTATTAAGCACATTAAAGGCCCTTTGTTTTTTGGCTCTACAAACGAGTTTTTAAGTTTAGCGGCACAAATTCCAAAAACAGCATCAATAGTTATTATTCGTTTAGACCGCATGCAATATATGGATCAATCTGGACTATACGCTATGGAAGATGTCCTTCAGGAACTTAATAAAAACAGCATCACCCCCCTGTTTGTTGATTTGCTAAATCAACCAAAATACATGATGGAGCGCATTGACATTATTCCAGATTTAATGCCAAGAGAACAAATTTTTGATACTCTTGATGAGTGCATTAAATGGATTAAAGCTAAAAACGATCTAAATCTGAATCAATAG
- a CDS encoding aspartate kinase produces MQVFKFGGASVKDARSVKNVASLLQKVGYKNTLIVVSAMGKTTNALELVVKNYFDNKTELQSTLQEVIKYHNEILLDLFDNENHEVFKKVTAFFNELNQFLSSNKSPDYNFVYDQIIGYGELVSTTIVSAYLNSIQIKNNWIDVREHIKTDNYYRSAHVNWEETQQHITSNFNKTVLNITQGFLGSDSNNFTTTLGREGSDYTAAIYAYCLNAERVTIWKDVPGVLNADPRYFENAQLLNQISYREAIELAFYGASVIHPKTLQPLQGKEIPLYVKSFLNPEAPGTRIGKNITLDPMVPCFIVKKNQVLISLSSLDFSYIVEENISDIFNLLHLYKMKVDVIQNSAISFSVCVDNIYDNLDKLLHHLKAKFKVTCHKNVSLYTIRHYTQNAINQIEEGKTVLLKQLTQETVQVVSK; encoded by the coding sequence ATGCAGGTATTTAAATTTGGTGGCGCATCGGTTAAAGATGCCCGCAGTGTTAAAAATGTGGCTTCGTTATTACAAAAAGTAGGCTACAAAAACACACTAATTGTTGTTTCTGCTATGGGAAAAACAACCAATGCTTTAGAACTTGTTGTTAAAAATTATTTTGATAATAAAACCGAATTACAAAGCACTTTACAAGAAGTTATAAAGTACCACAATGAAATTCTATTGGATTTATTTGATAACGAAAACCATGAAGTTTTTAAAAAAGTAACCGCCTTTTTTAATGAGCTCAACCAATTTTTATCATCCAATAAATCGCCCGATTATAATTTTGTTTACGACCAAATTATAGGCTATGGCGAGTTGGTTTCAACAACTATTGTTAGTGCGTATTTAAACAGTATCCAAATAAAAAATAACTGGATAGATGTTCGCGAACATATTAAAACCGATAATTATTACCGAAGCGCACATGTTAATTGGGAAGAAACACAACAACATATCACATCAAATTTTAATAAAACTGTTTTAAATATTACCCAAGGCTTTTTAGGTAGCGACTCTAATAATTTTACAACCACTTTAGGTAGAGAAGGTAGCGATTATACAGCAGCTATTTATGCCTATTGCTTAAACGCCGAGCGTGTAACTATTTGGAAAGACGTTCCGGGGGTATTAAATGCCGACCCACGCTATTTTGAAAATGCCCAATTGCTTAACCAAATAAGTTACCGCGAAGCCATAGAATTAGCATTTTATGGGGCTTCGGTTATTCACCCAAAAACCTTACAACCTTTACAAGGTAAAGAAATTCCTTTGTATGTAAAATCGTTTTTAAACCCAGAAGCTCCAGGTACTAGAATAGGCAAAAACATTACTTTAGACCCCATGGTTCCTTGTTTTATAGTTAAGAAAAATCAAGTTTTAATCTCATTATCATCCTTGGATTTTTCATACATCGTTGAAGAAAATATTAGCGACATATTCAATTTATTACACTTATACAAAATGAAAGTGGACGTTATTCAAAATTCGGCCATTAGTTTTTCGGTCTGCGTCGATAACATTTATGACAATCTTGACAAATTATTACATCATTTAAAAGCGAAATTTAAAGTAACCTGTCATAAAAACGTATCTCTTTATACTATTAGGCATTATACCCAGAACGCAATTAACCAAATTGAAGAAGGTAAAACGGTGTTATTAAAACAATTAACACAAGAAACTGTTCAAGTAGTAAGTAAGTAA
- a CDS encoding DUF2490 domain-containing protein, with translation MKKRISMVALTLALVLPNFINAQDSNFGNWLIYIGNKKVNSKWNIHNEIQYRNYNAIGDLEQLLLRTGLGYTFNENKNNVLLGYGYILSENYIGDTDEKTSVNEHRIFQQFTSKQNIGSLILNHRYRFEQRFVENDFKMRFRYFLSLNIPFSETSNYYISAYNEVFLNTESAVFDRNRVYGGIGYNLNKNIKLEAGYMNQFFETSSRDQFNLIAFVTF, from the coding sequence ATGAAGAAGAGAATAAGTATGGTAGCACTAACGTTAGCGTTAGTGCTGCCTAACTTTATAAATGCTCAAGACAGCAATTTTGGTAATTGGCTTATATACATTGGAAACAAAAAGGTAAATTCTAAATGGAATATCCATAACGAAATTCAATACCGAAATTATAATGCTATTGGCGATTTAGAACAATTACTGTTAAGAACAGGTTTAGGTTATACGTTTAACGAAAACAAAAATAACGTTCTATTAGGCTATGGTTATATTTTATCTGAAAATTATATAGGTGATACCGATGAAAAAACAAGTGTTAATGAACACCGAATTTTTCAGCAATTTACATCAAAGCAAAACATCGGAAGCCTCATATTAAACCATCGTTACCGCTTTGAACAACGCTTTGTTGAAAATGATTTTAAAATGCGTTTCCGTTATTTTTTAAGTTTAAACATTCCTTTTTCCGAAACAAGCAACTATTATATTTCGGCATACAATGAAGTATTTTTAAATACCGAAAGTGCCGTTTTCGACAGAAACAGAGTTTATGGGGGTATTGGTTATAACTTAAATAAAAACATAAAACTAGAAGCTGGATATATGAATCAATTTTTTGAGACTTCAAGCAGAGATCAATTTAATTTGATAGCGTTTGTAACTTTCTAA
- the fbp gene encoding class 1 fructose-bisphosphatase, translated as MSHKKQTLGEFIIENQSSFKYSSGELSSLINSIRLAAKVVNHEVNKAGLVDIIGAAGDTNIQGEDQQKLDVYANEKFIQTLTNRNIVCGIASEEEDDFIAINSQDENHQNKYVVLIDPLDGSSNIDVNVSVGTIFSIYRRITPIGSPVTIEDFLQKGSQQVAAGYVVYGTSTMLVYTTGAGVNGFTLNPAIGSFYLSHPNMQFPEDGHIYSVNEGNYIHFPQGVKNYIKYCQKEEGDRPYTSRYIGSLVSDFHRNMIKGGIYLYPKSSLNSNGKLRLLYECNPMAFLAEQANGKASDGFTRIMDITPTELHQRVPFICGSKNMVEKCEEFMRDAQ; from the coding sequence ATGTCTCACAAAAAGCAAACCTTAGGGGAATTTATCATTGAAAACCAATCATCTTTTAAATATTCTTCGGGTGAATTATCTAGTCTTATTAATTCTATTAGACTGGCTGCCAAAGTTGTAAACCATGAAGTTAATAAAGCAGGATTAGTAGATATTATTGGAGCTGCCGGTGATACAAACATACAAGGAGAGGACCAACAAAAGTTGGATGTTTATGCGAACGAAAAGTTCATCCAAACACTTACCAATAGGAATATCGTTTGCGGTATTGCCAGTGAAGAGGAAGACGATTTTATTGCTATTAATAGTCAAGATGAAAACCATCAAAACAAATATGTTGTGTTAATAGATCCATTAGATGGTTCTTCAAATATTGATGTCAATGTATCTGTAGGAACTATTTTTTCAATTTACAGACGTATTACACCTATAGGAAGCCCTGTTACCATTGAAGATTTTTTACAAAAAGGAAGTCAGCAAGTAGCGGCAGGTTATGTGGTTTATGGAACATCTACCATGTTGGTTTATACAACGGGCGCTGGTGTTAATGGGTTTACATTGAATCCCGCTATTGGGTCATTTTATTTATCACACCCTAATATGCAGTTTCCAGAAGATGGCCATATTTATTCTGTTAACGAGGGGAATTATATTCACTTTCCGCAAGGGGTTAAAAATTACATAAAATATTGCCAGAAGGAAGAAGGTGATAGACCATACACGTCTAGGTATATTGGATCTTTAGTGTCCGATTTTCACAGAAACATGATAAAAGGCGGTATTTACTTATACCCAAAAAGCTCATTAAACTCCAATGGCAAGTTGCGTTTGTTATATGAATGCAACCCTATGGCTTTTTTAGCAGAACAAGCAAACGGTAAAGCCAGTGATGGTTTTACCAGAATTATGGATATTACACCAACGGAATTGCACCAGCGTGTGCCTTTTATTTGCGGTAGTAAAAACATGGTTGAAAAGTGTGAAGAGTTTATGCGCGATGCACAGTAA
- a CDS encoding universal stress protein translates to MKKNKYKILVLADLKKSTSTTLKSTVSLAKMIGAEVDFFYVKSASEIVERDNQLSAIRVINQDYTATDKKIKKIIQSVSENHQININYSFAFGNVKNEISSCIKEKQPDIIVLGKKKNNLLNLNGDKIIQFVLKQFSGTILIADANNTLEPDVKLSLGVLNNIETTLSTSLAQDLLAHIQTPVKSFKIVKKAKVLDEAIFSTNINTIEYVFEENDHTIANLSNYISKNNINLLCIDRLENGSKNKSKTTTQDIKSIIKKLNVSLLLTGK, encoded by the coding sequence ATGAAAAAAAATAAATATAAAATATTAGTGCTTGCCGATTTAAAAAAATCGACGAGCACGACACTAAAAAGCACTGTTAGTCTAGCAAAAATGATTGGTGCTGAGGTGGATTTTTTTTATGTAAAAAGCGCTTCAGAGATTGTTGAAAGAGACAATCAATTATCTGCCATTCGTGTGATTAACCAAGATTATACGGCAACCGATAAAAAAATAAAAAAGATAATACAATCTGTTTCAGAGAACCATCAAATAAACATCAATTACTCGTTTGCATTTGGGAATGTTAAAAACGAAATAAGTAGCTGTATTAAAGAAAAACAACCAGACATTATTGTTTTAGGAAAGAAAAAAAACAATTTATTAAATTTGAATGGAGATAAGATTATTCAATTTGTTTTAAAACAATTTAGTGGTACCATTCTAATAGCAGATGCAAATAACACGTTAGAGCCCGATGTAAAATTATCATTAGGTGTTTTAAATAATATTGAAACAACACTTAGTACCTCTTTAGCTCAAGATTTGTTAGCTCATATCCAAACACCTGTAAAATCATTTAAAATTGTTAAAAAAGCCAAAGTATTGGATGAAGCCATTTTTTCTACAAATATCAATACCATAGAATATGTATTTGAAGAAAACGATCATACTATTGCTAATCTTTCAAACTACATATCAAAAAATAACATTAACCTGTTGTGTATAGATAGATTGGAAAATGGTTCAAAAAACAAATCCAAAACAACAACGCAGGATATTAAGTCTATTATAAAAAAACTTAATGTCTCTCTCCTGTTAACAGGTAAATAA
- a CDS encoding GNAT family N-acetyltransferase: MSFTIRKAKKEDMPQVLSLINQLAHFEKEPEAVIITVEDLQQDGFGEHPAFFCFVAEINSKIEGIALGYNRYSTWKGKTIHLEDLIVNETARGTGLGSALLDEVVKYGHQLGVKRINWEVLDWNEPAITFYKQKGATIKEEWRVVHMDEQSIKNYISKL; encoded by the coding sequence ATGAGTTTCACAATAAGAAAAGCAAAAAAAGAAGATATGCCGCAAGTGCTATCGTTAATAAACCAATTAGCTCATTTTGAAAAAGAACCCGAAGCCGTAATAATAACTGTTGAAGATTTACAACAAGATGGCTTTGGCGAACATCCTGCATTTTTTTGTTTTGTGGCTGAAATAAATTCGAAAATTGAAGGCATTGCATTAGGCTATAACCGCTATTCTACCTGGAAAGGAAAAACAATTCACCTAGAAGATTTAATTGTTAACGAAACTGCTAGAGGCACCGGATTAGGTTCTGCCCTGTTAGATGAAGTTGTAAAATACGGTCATCAATTAGGCGTGAAACGCATTAATTGGGAGGTGCTTGATTGGAACGAACCTGCCATAACATTTTATAAACAAAAAGGAGCTACCATAAAAGAAGAATGGCGTGTTGTTCACATGGATGAACAGAGCATAAAAAACTATATTTCAAAACTATAA
- a CDS encoding carbonic anhydrase family protein, with protein MKAHTRETQATMTPQKALQYLKEGNQRFQNNLKANRNLLEQVNDTSEGQFPFATILSCIDSRVSAELVFDQGLGDIFSVRIAGNFVNEDILGSMEFACKLAGTKLLVVLGHTSCGAVKGACDDAKLGNLTTMLGKIKPAVESVTEPTDKSLRNSKNLDFVDRVAEKNVSIAIENIRKQSPILKEMEDNNEIDIVGAMYDINTGEVAFFE; from the coding sequence ATGAAAGCACATACAAGAGAAACCCAAGCAACCATGACGCCTCAAAAGGCATTACAATATTTAAAAGAAGGCAATCAAAGATTCCAAAATAACTTAAAAGCAAACCGTAACTTATTAGAACAAGTTAACGATACTAGTGAAGGGCAATTTCCGTTTGCAACCATTTTAAGTTGTATAGATTCTAGAGTTTCCGCCGAATTAGTATTCGACCAAGGTTTAGGCGATATTTTCAGTGTTCGTATTGCAGGAAACTTTGTGAATGAAGATATTTTAGGAAGTATGGAATTTGCCTGTAAACTCGCAGGAACCAAATTATTAGTGGTATTAGGACATACGAGTTGTGGTGCTGTAAAAGGCGCTTGCGACGATGCCAAACTGGGCAATTTAACCACTATGTTAGGTAAAATTAAACCAGCTGTTGAATCTGTAACAGAACCTACGGACAAAAGCTTAAGAAATTCTAAAAACCTAGATTTTGTAGATCGTGTTGCAGAAAAAAATGTAAGCATTGCTATAGAAAACATTAGAAAACAAAGCCCTATTTTAAAAGAAATGGAAGACAATAATGAAATAGATATTGTTGGGGCTATGTATGACATCAACACAGGTGAAGTTGCATTTTTTGAATAA